AAAGAAATTTTTATTTTGTACCGATGTGGAATACAGAGAAGAGGACCGAAGCCAACTTTTGGAATTGAAACCTCATATTGCGGGTGCCGACTTGCTTGTGATTGATGCGCAGTATAGCACTGCTGAGGCGGAAAAGAAAATCGGTTGGGGACATACCGCTGTTCGACAAGCAGTCGAGTTTGCAGAGATGATGGAAATCAAATCGGTAGTACTCACTCATCACGAGCCCGATCATGAAGATACGGAAGTGGTTCGAATCATTTTAGAAGAGGGAAAACCTTCCAATCCTAAAAATATTTCGATCCATATCGCAAGAGAAGGAATGAGTTTTCATTTATAGATTTTTCTATGCCCAAGGTATTCGAAACCAATGGTTATAAGTTTTTCTTTTTTTCTAATGAAGGCAATCCTAGGGAACCAATTCACATTCATGTCAGAAAGGGAGAAAAATTGGCCAAGTTTTGGATTAAACCGATTGTCGCGCTTGAAGATAACTATGGTTTTAATTCAAAAGAATTAAATTGGATTGAAAATGAGATTGAAAGTAAGTTAGTATTGATTCAAGGTAAATGGAATGATTTCTTCGGTATCTGAAGCTAAAGCTCAAAAAATCTGGTTCGATGAAAATAATCTTTGGATCTCTTTATTTGATGGAAGAACATTATCCGTTCCTCTTGCTTATTTCCCTCGACTTCGCAAAGCGAATTCCGAACAACTTCATAAATTTGAAATTAGTGGCGGAGGAGTTGGACTGCATTGGGACGATTTGGATGAGGATATCAGTGTCCCGGGGCTTCTTCTTGGGAATGGCGATCTTTCACAACATCAAAAAAATCTTTAGTTAGATTCTTCCCTGGCCAAGCTGTACAATTCACTTCTCGTCCTGTTTCGGAATGGATTTAATACGGCCTTACATATGTTTGTTTTTCTATTTCTTGATAAAACGTCTGTGCAAATTTCCTATCTGTGCTGCGTTTTTTTCCCGTATGCCCGCCTTCTCGGCAAAATCCGGCCACTTAGATACTGTTTCCTCTACCGCTTTTATGATGGTACGGGGACGTTTTATATCTGCAAACTTAGCCGCTTCCAGTAAATCATCCAACGTGAAATGTTCGCGTTTTCCGTTGCACGACATCTGGTGTTGTTCTATAAATTGATTTCCCGGTTTATAACTAAAACAAATGTCGTAAGCAGGAGACAACTGCCAATTGCCATCTCCGAACATTAGGAAAGCATGGTTTTTGGTATGATCATCCTGATTGCGACTGCAAATATTGAATACCATACGGCGATACATTTCGGTCAGTGTATCTTGGCCTAGGCCCAAGTCCCGAATTGTCTGGAACAATCTTTCGTATCCATAACTACCCGGTGGATCACGATCGGCATGAACCATTCCTGCGAAAGTTAAAACATGCACTTTATCGTTGCCATTGACCCGATCGAACCGTTTTGTCATAAAGTGTGCTTTCTTTCCGTCTTTCAATAATCGACATTCCATCATATTGATTCCCGATTCATATGCCATCTCACTGTAAGCGAATTCAATTCGACCGATTTGGGTGCTGGTTGCATGTTCTTCATTTTCCATTTCATCGAACTTAATCAACCAGTGTTCGTAACCTTTTGGAACATTGGTTTGACCTGATAAAACATCTTTGGTCTTATTATTGATTGCTATAATCGCTTTTGCTTTTGCACCTCCGGCACTTGTGCCGACCGTAATAAGCGAATCTATCCCTTCATCCACCAAACTGGTATTTGCCGATATACGTTCATTCAATACTGCTTTAGCTACTTCGACCAAATCACTTACTTGTATGGGAATGGGTTTGTTTAATTTTCTGGTTTCCAAATCGGGCTCATATTCCAGTGCTCCCATTCCACGGGTTCCCACGTAACACAGTCGTTCCAATGGGTTCATATCCTCAAGCTTACGGCCATGTTTCGCCAGATAGGCATCTAACAACCGATTGCCGAATTTTTCCGGCAGACTATCGGCTATGACACCCGGTAGTCCTTTGAATGTTTTTGTATTTTTCAGTTCCGGGTATTGGAAAATTCGGGAGGAAAGAGGTAACATGAGAGGACTGATTTCATAACGACGGGACCGGATAAAGTCAGGGTCATATTCAAATAAAGCGAGTCCCCGGTTTTTATCCCAAACCAATCCTCCTATCCTCTCTCCCCATAAATTGACGGCAACAGGTTGTTCCATTATGATTTGCGCCGCCCCATCACTCTACTCATTGGTCTTTTGGATTCGAGTGACTCCTGGTTACCGGATTTTCTTTTTTTGGCAAGTTGCTCGATGGGGGATTGTATCGGTGCATCTAGAAGTGGCAGTAGCCAGTCAGTGAAGCCGAGCACGCGTGTAAGTCGAATCAATGTGGATAATTTCATATCGTTACCGGAGAGCGCGGCACTGATTGTATTTCGGTTCAAGTCGGCCAATCTGGCGAGATCTTGTTTGTCCTGTTTTGTTTGCTTCGCTCTTTTTTCAAGATTTTCGGCGATCGTTTGTAGCAGGGTTTCTATAGGTGCGTTACGGTTTGTTTGCATAGTTTGGTAGGCATATATTCAATTTTATTGTGAATATGCCTAGTATAGCAGGCATAAATAGTTAGTCAAACACTTACTTTATGCCTGGTAAACTAGGCATATCTTCTGTTTTATCTTAAATATGCATAGTTTAATGGGCATATTTTGGTTAATTCTAATTCAACATCTTTCATTGATTGATCAGATAATACGAATGAGTTCCTTTGCCTTTGCCGGACCAGGCCGCACAATTCACTTCCAGTTCTGTTTCGGAATGAATTTGATACGGTTTTGCGAAGAAGAGTTGGATAAAAAACCGTAACACCGCGGAGATATTTTCCAAAGCACTCATGCTTGCTATATTTTTTGTCCTGATCACATCCACATAACAAGAATCAGACTCTCCGAAATACAATCTTTCTTTTTTGGGTAAAGTGTAACCGGAAACGGGTTCCGTTTCTTCATTGATAATCTCTGATTTTGAAACGGTTCCTTCCAGGATCAGGTTTCCTTTTTTGGAAAGTACGGCAATCTTTCGAAAAAACCCACCGGGGATCTTTTCGTTTCCGATAAAGCCACCCGCAAAAATACGAGTTCCATCCTTTGTGATCGTTCGAACGATTTCCCATTTATTGGAATACTTATGCACTTCGTAATTGGTCAGCAGGTGTTCCATTCCACCTATCCCTTCCACCGCTTCTGCATTTCCATTGTGAATGATTGTTCCTTTTACTTTTACGAAAGAGAGAGGAATGTCCGCTTGAACAAATCGCCCATCCTCTGTTAGGTTTAGCCTCCCACCTGAGATGGCTACTCCCGTTCTTTGGTTGGGAAAAAAATCCAAATCAATCGTCCATTCGGGAAAAACCATATGAATGGAATATTTTCCATCCTTATAATCCATCCAGTTTTCTCCACTTTGTTGGAAGAACTGTCCCTTTTTCATTTCAAACTCATCTTGACCGAACTCTCTGGTAGAATAATAAAGAGGTTCGTTTTCATGTTTGATGATGGCACTGATTCCGTTGTTCTTTGTGCCCGGTCCGAAATTGCTGACCAAAAAAGTAGCAAACAGTTTGTAGGATGTATTTTGTAAGGAAAAATTCCAAGCTTGCAAGTAACCTTCTTCCGGATAAATTTGAGTTCGAAAATCGGAAGGAATTCCCAATCGGGCCAAATTGGTTCCGTCCGCATCCAATCGCCAACAAATCAGAAAAAGAAAA
The nucleotide sequence above comes from Leptospira kobayashii. Encoded proteins:
- a CDS encoding type II toxin-antitoxin system HipA family toxin: MEQPVAVNLWGERIGGLVWDKNRGLALFEYDPDFIRSRRYEISPLMLPLSSRIFQYPELKNTKTFKGLPGVIADSLPEKFGNRLLDAYLAKHGRKLEDMNPLERLCYVGTRGMGALEYEPDLETRKLNKPIPIQVSDLVEVAKAVLNERISANTSLVDEGIDSLITVGTSAGGAKAKAIIAINNKTKDVLSGQTNVPKGYEHWLIKFDEMENEEHATSTQIGRIEFAYSEMAYESGINMMECRLLKDGKKAHFMTKRFDRVNGNDKVHVLTFAGMVHADRDPPGSYGYERLFQTIRDLGLGQDTLTEMYRRMVFNICSRNQDDHTKNHAFLMFGDGNWQLSPAYDICFSYKPGNQFIEQHQMSCNGKREHFTLDDLLEAAKFADIKRPRTIIKAVEETVSKWPDFAEKAGIREKNAAQIGNLHRRFIKK
- a CDS encoding DUF2442 domain-containing protein — protein: MISSVSEAKAQKIWFDENNLWISLFDGRTLSVPLAYFPRLRKANSEQLHKFEISGGGVGLHWDDLDEDISVPGLLLGNGDLSQHQKNL
- a CDS encoding DUF4160 domain-containing protein; the protein is MPKVFETNGYKFFFFSNEGNPREPIHIHVRKGEKLAKFWIKPIVALEDNYGFNSKELNWIENEIESKLVLIQGKWNDFFGI
- a CDS encoding helix-turn-helix domain-containing protein — protein: MQTNRNAPIETLLQTIAENLEKRAKQTKQDKQDLARLADLNRNTISAALSGNDMKLSTLIRLTRVLGFTDWLLPLLDAPIQSPIEQLAKKRKSGNQESLESKRPMSRVMGRRKS